One part of the Bicyclus anynana chromosome 8, ilBicAnyn1.1, whole genome shotgun sequence genome encodes these proteins:
- the LOC112048632 gene encoding uncharacterized protein LOC112048632: MPRVLIFIAFVILAFQECSPRGLPDEESVVSVYTTQPNSAASIDVYHQIANNLAEKITSPIYSFLGYGKNKTEKASPTKGPWDKLETLDAPEMATKANQKPVDNDISVDKEVEELSSEALQKIDKKPEKFTLYSSYLPSGKIETLDANDTINEIGDDDDTFGIDDVDDDSSDADKSRAGPVVHFLEVLGSVIQLIYGGIVALFSSASKSTN; encoded by the exons GCTTTCCAGGAATGCTCTCCGCGTGGTCTCCCAGACGAGGAGTCGGTGGTGAGCGTGTACACCACGCAGCCCAACTCCGCCGCCAGCATCGACGTCTACCACCAGATCGCCAACAACCTCGCCGAGAAGATCACCTCCCCCATATACAG TTTCCTTGGCTATGGGaaaaacaaaactgaaaagGCGTCACCCACAAAAGGACCCTGGGACAAACTGGAGACCCTGGACGCTCCGGAGATGGCCACGAAAGCGAACCAGAAACCAGTCGACAACGACATCTCTGTAGACAAAGAGGTGGAAGAGCTCTCGTCAGAGGCTCTACAGAAGATTGATAAGAAACCAGAAAAGTTTACTCTGTACTCCAGTTATTTGCCCAGTGGCAAGATTGAGACACTTGATG CAAATGACACAATTAACGAGATCGGCGACGATGACGACACCTTCGGCATCGACGACGTCGACGACGACAGCAGCGATGCGGACAAGTCGCGCGCGGGGCCCGTGGTGCACTTCCTCGAGGTGCTGGGCAGTGTCATACAGCTGATATACGGCGGCATTGTCGCGCTCTTCTCGTCTGCGAGCAAATCCACCAACTAG